In a genomic window of Salmo trutta chromosome 32, fSalTru1.1, whole genome shotgun sequence:
- the LOC115171039 gene encoding syntaxin-1B: protein MKDRTQELRSAKDSDDDEEVVQVDRDHFMDEFFEQVEEIRVCIDKLSEDVEQVKKQHSAILAAPNPDEKTKQELEDLTADIKKTANKVRSKLKAIEQSIEQEEGLNRSSADLRIRKTQHSTLSRKFVEVMTEYNTTQSKYRDRCKDRIQRQLEITGRTTTNEELEDMLESGKLAIFTDDIKMDSQIDKQALNEIETRHTEIIKLENSIRELHDMFVDMAMLVESQGEMIDRIEYNVEHSVDFVERAVSDTKKAVKYQSQARKKKLMIIVCCTILGVVLASTIGGYLGF from the exons GCTAAGGACAGCGATGATGATGAAGAAGTTGTCCAGGTTGACCGGGATCACTTCATGGATGAGTTCTTCGAACAG GTGGAAGAGATCCGAGTCTGTATAGATAAGCTGTCAGAAGATGTGGAGCAGGTCAAGAAGCAGCATAGCGCCATCCTGGCAGCGCCCAACCCTGACGAAA AGACCAAGCAGGAGTTGGAGGACCTCACAGCTGACATCAAGAAGACAGCCAATAAAGTTCGCTCAAAATTAAAAG CAATCGAGCAGAGCATTGAGCAGGAGGAGGGGCTGAACAGATCATCTGCAGACCTGCGAATTCGTAAGACACAG CACTCGACGCTGTCACGCAAGTTTGTAGAGGTGATGACCGAGTACAACACCACGCAGTCCAAATACAGGGACCGCTGCAAGGACCGTATCCAGAGACAGCTGGAGATCA CTGGGAGAACAACCACCAACGAGGAGCTGGAGGATATGCTGGAGAGTGGCAAGCTTGCCATTTTCACCGATGAT ATCAAGATGGACTCTCAGATAGACAAGCAGGCCCTGAATGAGATTGAGACCCGACACACAGAGATCATCAAGCTGGAGAACAGCATCCGCGAGCTGCACGACATGTTTGTGGACATGGCCATGCTGGTCGAGAGCCAG GGAGAGATGATTGACAGAATTGAGTACAATGTGGAACACTCCGTGGACTTTGTGGAGCGGGCGGTGTCTGACACCAAGAAGGCTGTCAAATACCAGAGCCAGGCTCGCAAG AAGAAGCTCATGATCATCGTCTGCTGTACTATTTTGGGAGTCGTCTTGGCATCCACTATCGGCGGATACCTGGGCTTTTAA